The following nucleotide sequence is from Candidatus Zymogenus saltonus.
TGTTACGACGTTACAATTACATACAAAGATGGTTCTTCCAAGTCTCTTGAAAAAATAGATTTCCCTGATATTGATGGTTATAAGGACAATAAAAAGTGGCTATCTATACCAAGAAATTCTTTAACTCCAAAAGTTTTATTTGAGTATTGCGACAATATCTTAAAGATCGAGTTCATAGAATAGAGCGATTAAATGCTGAATAACTAATAAGGGGGGGCCATCACCCCCCCTTATCAAACATAGAGTTTTTATTGGCCCACCCTCTCACGCAAGCCCCTTGCTCTTCAGAAGCATCTTAACGAAGTCTATCCTCACCATCCTGACCCGTTGGTTATTCTAAAACCCGTTTTTTCAATCCCCTAAAAACTTTATCACATAGACCCCAACTTGATAAGAATTCCTCTGTTCATCATAAAGTATCCTGACATCGTATTTGATGACTTTCGACTCAACCAGTTTGTTTACGGCCTCATAAAGATCGGAAGTGTCATCGACGGGAACGAGTAGCTTAAGCTGCTCTATTGTTCTCGGACCCTTTTCCAAAAGGCATTCCTCTATCTCTTTAGATACAAAATCAATTTTATGCTTATGAGAAAAATACCTACCTATTTCCACACCACTTATTAACACCAGCACAATAAGGATTATCAAGATTATTGTGGAAGAACAAGGCTTTTTAGTAAAATAAGCAACAACTCCGCCTATCGATACAGCTAAACTTAAGATTGTAAAAATCAATTCTAAATGCATCTTTAAACCTCTACTTTTCGGCCGGGCAATCTACTTTTTCAACCATATCGAGCCTTGCGGGGCCGTTGTTAATTCCAAGATCGATCCCAAATGGGCTTGGATTTCCATGAACGGATACCTGAACCACATTTAGATATGCCTTTTTGAGCTTTACTATTATAATTCTATTGCTCGGCACCGTAATAGGATCGCCTATCAGACCCACAGCCGAATTTGGATCTTCGCCGCCCTTAAGAAGACGGACAAGTACCTTTGTTGCGGTTCCGCCGATAGTAAGCTTCAAGCATGTTTCCTCAGCCAAGTTTATCGGGGGCTTGAGGTCGCACCATCCGCTTCCATATTGAATTGACTCACCATAGTTATAACAATCCAACGGTTGCCCGATCACGGTTCCCCCTGCGGACAACACCAACACAACCATAAAAACCATCAATAATAGTTTCCGTCTCATGATTTCCTCCTCCAAATTATTCATTAGTATGAATACACATTTATTTCAAAACGTTACGCTGATCCACCCTGAGGGCAGGAAACGGTAAGATAAAACTTAAAACGTCATAACGGCCGTAAAAACAGAAAACGGGTACGAGGGCTTTATGGTCCGCCGATCTCAATAAAAGGTCGCCTATCTTTAAAGGAAGACCATTTTAGCTCGCCACATCATTTTTTTCCCACCCCAAATTACATCCGCTAACCCCCACCCCCCTTAGGACGCCATATAATGAGGCCAACCCCCCATTCAATTGGGGATATGTTACATCTGACAGTAGAGAATGTCAAGAATTTTTTACAAACATATCATTTTATTAGTAATTAATCTAATTTGTTAATAAAGTGAGGGGGCCATCGCCCCCTTATTAATATGTAATTTTACTGGTCCATCACCCCATCACGCAACCCCCTAACTTTTCAGAAGCATCTTAACGAAGTCCATCCGCACCATCCCTTACCCTTATCCCATTTACACCTTCAGACCCATCTCCGGTCTTAATAAACGGTATTGACTGATTCTCCCGCTACGGTATGGAAGTGGAGTTCCGCAAACAATAGATATTTGCTGTTACATCTGTTTTCCGGCTTTTAGGGATAGGAGGTGGAGATGATACCGGTCTATATATGTATACATACAAACTGCCCCCTTTACAAAACGTATTAAAAATGATAGTTTATTTGGTTAAGGGAGGCTGGCGCATTAACCTTGCGGCCGGGGAATCTGTTTTAATACATATTTCGAGGGAAAATGGGCGAAAAGAGGATAGCCGTTGTCCACCACTCCGGGTCCGGCAGCACGAGAACGATAGGCGAGGTCTTCGCGGAGTTGCTGTCCAAGAAGCACTCCGTAGACACGTACCCGGTGGTGCGAAACTTCGATTACGGACTCCTCACAAAGTACGATCTCTTGATCTTCGGGACGCTCACGTTCAACTGCTCCCCCTCAAAATCTATGATGGAGTTCGTCGAGGGGATGCCGAAATTCGATAATAAGACGGCGGTCCGTTAAAAAGCAAGTTTCTTTTTAGGAGTCATTTAATTATGGTCAGATACATTGAGCTGAACCACGCCCTGGCGGACGGGATGGAGGCCTACCCGGGGCTCGGGAATATCGAGATCGGCGCCCACCTCGACCACGAGCGGTCGAGGCCGAACTACGACGACAAAGCGGAGTTCTACATCGGGAAGATCTCCATGGTAACAAACGCCGGCACCTATATAGACAGCCCCTTTCACCGCCACCGGGACGGCGCCGACCTGAGCCGGATACCCCTTGAGAAGGTCGCCGGGATCGAAGGGATCGTCCTCGACAGGAAAGATTCGGTCGGCGGCCCGAGCAACCGCCCCCTGAACTTCGTTGTCGACCAATCAGAGCTTACGGGAAGGGCCGTCTTGATCAGGACGGGACTCGACGGATTCTGGGGGGAAAAGAAGTATCTCGAGGAAGTCCCCTATCTCTCTCGGGAGTTCGTCGACCTTCTCATATCGGCAAAGGCGGCCCTTGTCGGGGTCGATTTCCTGAACGTCGACGACACGACGGACAAGTCGAGGCCTGTCCACACGAGGCTCCTCAAAAACGAGATACTCATTGTAGAAAACCTAAGAAATCTCGGCGGGCTCCCCAGGGACGGCTTCAGGTTCTCGGCCGTGCCGTTACGTATCGTCCGGGGGGCGTCCTTTCCGGTGAGGGCCTTTGCCGAGGTGAACGACTAGATGAAAAGATACCTCGAATTCAGGTTCGACATAGATGACCCCGACTTCGTCTCCTCCCTGGACGAGCTATCCCTCTGGTCTTCCCCGTTCGGGCTGATGCTCCTCGAAAACGTACCGATGCGAAGGGGAATGGCCGTGCTCGACGTCGGGTGCTGGACAGGCTTCCCCTTAATCGAGCTGGCCGAGAGGCTGGGGGAGTCGTCGAGGGTCTTCGGAATCGATATTCTCACCGGCTCACTCAAAATAACAAACGACAAGATAAGGGCAAAGGGCGTGCAAAACTGTGGCGTCGTTTCGGGAGACGGCTCCTCGATGCCGCTCAAGGACAATACCTTCGATCTCGTCGTCTCGAACCTCGGGATCAACAACTTTGAAGACCCGAAAGCCGTTCTTAATGAGTCCCACCGCGTCCTTAAGCCGGGGGGAAGGATGATACTTACGACAAACCCCGTGGGCCACATGAGGGAGTTCTACGACTGCTACAGGAAAACGATCCGCGAGCTGAAGAGGAACGATCTCATGGACGGCCTTGAAAGACATATAGGGCACAGGCTGACGGCAAAGGCAACTACGAAAATCATGAAGGACGCCGGCTTTGCCATCACTAAAGTAGAGAAAGACTCCTTTGCCATGCGCTTTATCGACGGGAGCTCCCTTTTCAATCACTCGCTGATAAGGGTCGGCTTCCTCGGCGGCTGGAAGGGGGTCATCCCGTCGGGAGAGGCCGAGGAGTTTTTCTCCGCCCTCGAGGCGAACCTGAACAGAATCGCGGAGAGGAGGGGCGGGCTGAGGCTCACCGTGCCGATGTTATACATCGAGGCGAGGAAGAAATGAGTTAAGCCAAACAGAATCGTTCCCGGTCTTGGCCGGCGAAGGCCCGCCCCTTGAAGTCGGCGGCCGGAATAAAAAAATGAGCGGTTGGGATAAAGAGGATGCTTTATGGATTAAAGAAGAATAGTGATCGGTCTTGAAGAGAGTCTATTGTATCTCCTGTTTTTTAGTTTTAAAAACTTACAGTAAGTGGAGGTGGTTTATTATGGAACCTGTGCAGGTCAAGCGAGCCCTCGTTATAGGCGCGGGGGTAATGGGCCATTCGATAGCCCAGGTCTTCGCCCAGTCGGGCGTCGAGGTGGCCCTGGTCGACAGGGACAAGGAGGCCCTGACAAAGGCGAAAAGGCTTATCAAATCCAACCTCGAAACCCTGGCGGAGTTCGGTCACGTGGACCCGGACGGGATAGATGAAATCTCTGACCGTGTCTACACCACGAGGGACCTTCAAGACGCGGCGATCAAAATAGACTTCGCCGTCGAGGCCGTCTCCGAGGTTCCCGAGGTGAAGGAGGAGGTTTTCTTAAAGCTGGACGCCCTTTTGCCGGAAA
It contains:
- a CDS encoding methyltransferase domain-containing protein, which translates into the protein MKRYLEFRFDIDDPDFVSSLDELSLWSSPFGLMLLENVPMRRGMAVLDVGCWTGFPLIELAERLGESSRVFGIDILTGSLKITNDKIRAKGVQNCGVVSGDGSSMPLKDNTFDLVVSNLGINNFEDPKAVLNESHRVLKPGGRMILTTNPVGHMREFYDCYRKTIRELKRNDLMDGLERHIGHRLTAKATTKIMKDAGFAITKVEKDSFAMRFIDGSSLFNHSLIRVGFLGGWKGVIPSGEAEEFFSALEANLNRIAERRGGLRLTVPMLYIEARKK
- a CDS encoding cyclase family protein, which codes for MVRYIELNHALADGMEAYPGLGNIEIGAHLDHERSRPNYDDKAEFYIGKISMVTNAGTYIDSPFHRHRDGADLSRIPLEKVAGIEGIVLDRKDSVGGPSNRPLNFVVDQSELTGRAVLIRTGLDGFWGEKKYLEEVPYLSREFVDLLISAKAALVGVDFLNVDDTTDKSRPVHTRLLKNEILIVENLRNLGGLPRDGFRFSAVPLRIVRGASFPVRAFAEVND